Proteins found in one Arachis stenosperma cultivar V10309 chromosome 8, arast.V10309.gnm1.PFL2, whole genome shotgun sequence genomic segment:
- the LOC130945831 gene encoding fasciclin-like arabinogalactan protein 21, protein MAPRCSCWFPVYFLVSVTLGVIAISSAVHSSSKNSSQEVTPPIPNDVSLNASEALRRAGFTVIADLLHHKPPFFHPPNNSTIFAIKDSAITDNSSLPPWLLKNLLLYHTATSIYTMQDLLNNTTLGSCLPTLFRQKKLSVTKIDPNLRTIEINRVLISNPDIYLDSQLAVHGVLSPFASVRRQDPQSWGLDDAQPPTCRVNMNTRRNPPPAQASNGYSSSSNNQSAIEWNRIVQLLGSKGYSSFSIALHSVLEGISKDSVGLTSATIFAPPDMALLGYPSTLLDRAVRLHILPKRLTYQELTLLPVRSLLRTLMPDDELEIDGVLGFLPGVVISGVEIVAPDMLTSDGFVVHGISRPFKMPELTA, encoded by the coding sequence ATGGCACCTCGCTGTTCGTGCTGGTTCCCAGTGTACTTCTTGGTGTCCGTGACACTGGGAGTCATCGCAATATCCTCCGCCGTGCATTCCAGCTCCAAGAACTCCTCCCAAGAAGTCACACCCCCAATACCCAATGACGTCTCCCTCAACGCCTCCGAAGCCCTCCGCCGTGCCGGCTTCACCGTCATCGCCGACCTCCTCCACCACAAGCCTCCCTTCTTTCATCCCCCCAACAACTCCACCATCTTCGCCATCAAAGACTCCGCCATCACAGACAACTCCTCCCTCCCTCCATGGCTCCTCAAGAACCTCCTCCTCTACCACACCGCCACCTCCATCTACACCATGCAAGACCTCCTCAACAACACCACCCTAGGCTCTTGCCTTCCCACCCTCTTCCGCCAGAAGAAGCTCTCGGTCACCAAAATCGATCCCAACCTAAGAACAATCGAGATCAACCGCGTCCTTATCTCAAACCCCGACATCTACCTCGATTCTCAGCTCGCCGTTCACGGCGTTCTTTCACCCTTCGCTTCTGTTCGCCGTCAAGATCCCCAGTCGTGGGGCTTGGACGACGCTCAGCCACCAACTTGTCGCGTGAACATGAACACAAGAAGAAACCCTCCGCCGGCTCAAGCCTCTAATGGCTATAGTAGTTCTTCGAACAACCAAAGCGCTATTGAGTGGAACAGGATCGTGCAGTTGCTGGGTTCAAAAGGTTACTCGTCGTTTTCAATAGCCCTGCATTCGGTTCTTGAAGGGATTTCGAAGGACTCGGTGGGTTTGACGTCTGCTACGATCTTCGCGCCTCCTGATATGGCGCTTCTGGGGTACCCTTCGACGTTGCTTGATAGGGCTGTGAGGCTTCACATTCTGCCAAAGAGGCTGACGTATCAGGAGCTGACGTTGTTGCCGGTAAGGAGCTTGTTGAGGACTCTGATGCCTGATGATGAGCTTGAAATCGATGGGGTTCTAGGGTTCCTGCCTGGTGTTGTTATCAGTGGCGTTGAGATTGTAGCACCTGACATGTTAACTTCTGATGGATTCGTCGTTCATGGCATTTCTAGACCTTTTAAGATGCCTGAGCTTACTGCTTGA
- the LOC130944649 gene encoding calcium-binding protein PBP1-like — protein MMAASAGANAERGKGAVDFEDLLPVIAKKLGGEGLMRELEKGFELLMDKEKRVITLESLRRNSALLGLHDLKEDEIVSMVREGDIDGDGALNIMEFCVLMFRLSPQLMEDSCFLLQQALQHELHASTVFY, from the coding sequence ATGATGGCTGCAAGTGCAGGTGCAAATGCAGAGAGAGGAAAAGGGGCTGTGGATTTCGAGGACTTACTGCCGGTGATAGCGAAGAAGCTGGGCGGGGAGGGTCTCATGAGGGAGTTGGAGAAAGGATTTGAGCTTCTGATGGACAAGGAGAAAAGGGTGATCACGTTGGAGAGCCTGAGGAGGAACAGTGCTCTGTTGGGTCTGCATGATCTGAAGGAGGACGAGATTGTGAGTATGGTCAGAGAAGGTGATATTGATGGCGATGGCGCGCTTAACATCATGGAGTTCTGCGTCCTCATGTTCAGATTGAGTCCACAGTTGATGGAGGACTCTTGTTTCTTACTTCAACAGGCTCTGCAACATGAATTACATGCATCAACAGTATTCTATTGA
- the LOC130945832 gene encoding uncharacterized protein LOC130945832 — translation MKYRTPFLSLHCLLCTFHSCLAKDFLNVGENITGTTSVLSSAKNKFVLGFFSPPGSPTRSYLGIWYNQSKYPGPQTVIWVANRDNPISNPNVGVFRIANDGRITVTDTSGSGQTCYWSSRNEASTSRNRTVKLFDSGNLVLMMVLDEAIIYQSFHHPTDTFLAGMKMDSEMKLTSWSSDDNPRTGSFTFQIAGDGDDYSYKYKYNPSYAILKNWQRYWESGKHLDSDFDAIVSYMLTNFSTGTNTSDNFDNTMLVMKSTGELKLLFWDSFGHDWLVRWKAPASPCDQYNFCGHFTSCNGNNYKPCNCLPGFKRAEVSDENNGCVRRTATEESCGGGGGEGRSAFLELVKVKPGIPDGKYPAENESECKERCLQNCSHCQAYSYVEADDNGYRCWIWTQELDTVQDVEDDHLRNLFVRLDKSDIESTTRTCEPCGINTVPYPLSTGPNCGDPNYFNFSCNRPTGQLTFITRTSTSGTTIHHKVTSMDVESKKLVIQVDPSVTYCTYETFSSDESLHIGSPFSVTNDCLDEDEIEVTWEPPHEPICTHSQNCEGWNHSTCKATRNGMRCICDVNYRWDGDSLTCKQVPSKGNSSGKTYLILGITLTSVITLACAIIFAYLCNRKRKEDKKSNKRNRGRLFDNEKDVKDLIEEEGLEEEDNEGIEVPYFDFESILEATDNFSDANKLGRGGYGPVYKGKLQNGEVVAIKRLSSISSQGLHEFKNEVVLIAKLQHRNLVRLRGYCIRGQEKILIYEYMRHKSLDSIIFDPTQSGFLNWQIRFDIIVGIARGMLYLHQDSRLRVIHRDLKTSNILLDEEMKPKISDFGLAKIVTNKDIETDTKRVVGTYGYMSPEYARDGRCSTKSDVFSFGVIILEIISGKKNTKFSQSDEYLSLLDYAWTLWTQNKLLELMDKSLGESCNANQFIRCAHIGLLCVQDDPGDRPTMSNVVTLLDSETATIKTPKQPTFFGGRRALSTTTSSNKPETTSSRREITSIQFDSTSSILEEMINMRATLLLLFLLCSPCTLNAFSGNDVLKGGQNIPGTTLFLASASKKFILGFFSPQSRPNDSYLGIWYNTSQFPGTQRTLVWVANRDRPVGSNNNGVFQIAQDGNLVVTDSSGETYWSSKLGKSSSTNMTVKLMDSGNLMLLQYDQTGKTTTMYQSFDHPTDTFLLGMNMDLDLKLTSWSSDNDPQSGSYTFMMASDGDNLNSYVISKNSQLYWERGTKNLSPGSMFGTVDFLLNNQTSTDEDPSSATITPPYKNIGNRFGKKESPITRVPVDEYNKTRLVMKYNGELQFLTWDGIQQDWIVRWKAPNSSCDRYNICGNFASCDYNLINLNIKECKCLPGFSSVIGGVRGCTRNSGSCSGDTTAFLNLVNVKAREPPDEQHPAASETECKQICLSKCPECQAYSYDAKAATSKSGDDNDSAQKSCGIWTEELVTLQEGFHGDDTDNDEDNGAHSFYVRVDISDIEPTPRTCEPCGTNMVPYPLSTSSNCGDPMYFNFRCNPSTGQLSFISRTSNSNATYQKVAVVYSESRKFVMQVDPSNTHCEDERSESNEIMQIHSPFSVAYDCFDKAKVEVTWEPPHEPVCSEPKDCVGWNHSSCKVASGGKRCLCDKNYHWDGIALECTIADKGKSKSQISLILGITLGSVIILACAITFAYLWRRKITPKIGKESNMKQRKRFIDSIRHVKDLIEDGGLEEKDNEGIEVPYFDFESIVVATDNFSDENKLGRGGYGPVYKGKLQSGEIVAVKRLSNVSSQGLQEFKNEVVLIAKLQHRNLVRLRGYCIKGDEKILLYEYMPNKSLDSFIFDPTQSILLDWEMRFNIIRGIARGLLYLHQDSRLRVIHRDLKTSNILLDEEMQPKISDFGLAKIVAGKESEANTERVVGTYGYMSPEYALEGLFSTKSDIFSFGVVLLEILSGKKNTGFYQSDQFTSLLTYAWRLWTENRMIDLMDMCLGESCIANQFIKCAHIGLLCVQDDPGDRPTMSTVLTLLDGEIASISSPKQPTFSGSRGQSSTTSSTRPEISLHFESNTQEGR, via the exons ATGAAATACAGAACACCCTTTCTCTCCCTCCATTGTTTGCTGTGCACTTTCCATTCATGTTTAGCAAAAGATTTCTTAAACGTTGGTGAAAACATAACAGGAACAACAAGTGTTCTTTCTTCAGCCAAGAACAAATTCGTACTAGGCTTCTTTTCTCCTCCTGGAAGCCCTACAAGAAGTTACCTAGGAATATGGTACAATCAATCAAAGTATCCAGGACCGCAAACAGTAATATGGGTTGCCAACAGAGACAATCCTATTTCAAATCCCAACGTTGGAGTGTTTCGAATTGCCAATGATGGAAGAATCACTGTAACAGATACATCAGGTTCTGGCCAGACATGTTATTGGTCTTCAAGGAATGAAGCTTCTACATCAAGAAACAGGACAGTGAAGCTATTCGATTCTGGCAACCTAGTGCTGATGATGGTACTTGACGAAGCCATCATCTACCAAAGCTTCCATCACCCCACAGACACGTTTCTTGCCGGCATGAAAATGGACTCGGAGATGAAACTAACTTCTTGGAGCAGCGATGATAATCCTAGAACTGGATCATTCACTTTTCAGATCGCCGGGGACGGTGATGACTACAGCTACAAGTACAAGTACAACCCTTCTTATGCTATCTTAAAGAATTGGCAACGCTATTGGGAGAGTGGGAAGCACTTGGATTCAGATTTCGATGCCATAGTATCTTACATGCTCACCAACTTCAGCACCGGAACAAACACGTCTGACAACTTTGACAACACCATGTTGGTGATGAAGAGTACCGGAGAGCTTAAGCTTCTGTTTTGGGACAGCTTCGGACACGATTGGTTGGTTCGGTGGAAGGCTCCGGCGAGCCCCTGCGACCAGTACAACTTTTGCGGCCACTTCACAAGCTGTAACGGTAATAACTACAAACCTTGTAACTGCTTACCTGGCTTCAAGAGAGCAGAAGTTAGCGATGAGAACAACGGATGTGTTAGAAGGACAGCCACAGAAGAATCATGTGGTGGAGGCGGAGGAGAAGGTAGAAGTGCTTTCTTGGAGTTAGTTAAGGTGAAACCTGGAATCCCGGATGGTAAATACCCTGCAGAGAATGAATCAGAATGCAAAGAAAGATGCCTTCAGAACTGTAGTCACTGCCAGGCGTATTCGTATGTTGAAGCTGATGACAACGGTTATAGGTGTTGGATATGGACACAGGAATTAGATACAGTTCAAGATGTTGAAGATGATCATCTTCGTAACCTCTTCGTCCGCCTAGACAAATCAGATATAG AGTCAACTACAAGAACTTGTGAACCTTGTGGGATAAACACAGTTCCTTATCCGTTAAGCACTGGGCCAAATTGTGGTGACCCCAATTACTTCAACTTCAGTTGTAACCGCCCAACAGGTCAGCTTACATTCATTACTAGAACTTCCACGAGTGGCACTACTATCCATCATAAAGTTACTAGCATGGATGTTGAATCCAAAAAGTTGGTTATTCAAGTTGACCCCTCAGTCACTTACTGCACATATGAGACATTTAGCAGCGATGAAAGTCTCCACATTGGATCTCCATTTAGTGTGACCAATGATTGCCTTGACGAAGATGAAATAGAGGTCACTTGGGAACCGCCACATGAACCAATCTGCACTCACTCACAAAATTGCGAGGGATGGAATCATTCAACTTGCAAAGCAACAAGAAATGGAATGAGGTGCATTTGTGATGTCAATTATCGTTGGGATGGTGATTCTCTAACTTGTAAACAAG TTCCTAGTAAAGGAAATTCAAGTGGCAAAACATATTTGATTCTTGGAATAACTCTTACAAGCGTGATTACTCTGGCATGTGCAATTATCTTTGCTTACTTATGCAACAGAAAAAGGAAGGAAG ACAAGAAAAGTAATAAGAGAAATCGAGGGCGCTTATTTGACAATGAAAAGGATGTGAAGGATTTGATTGAGGAGGAGGgattagaagaagaagacaatGAAGGCATAGAGGTGccttattttgattttgaaagtaTATTAGAAGCAACAGATAACTTCTCAGATGCAAATAAGCTTGGACGTGGAGGCTATGGACCTGTCTATAAG GGTAAGCTCCAAAATGGTGAAGTTGTTGCGATAAAGAGGCTTTCAAGTATTTCATCACAAGGCTTACATGAATTTAAAAATGAAGTTGTTTTGATCGCTAAACTTCAACATCGAAATCTTGTTCGACTAAGGGGCTATTGCATTAGAGGACAagaaaaaattctaatttacgAGTATATGCGGCACAAGAGTTTAGACTCGATTATATTCG ATCCAACACAAAGTGGATTTTTGAATTGGCAAATCCGGTTCGACATTATTGTTGGAATTGCTCGAGGAATGCTGTATCTTCATCAAGATTCTAGATTGCGAGTAATCCATAGAGATTTAAAAACCAGTAATATTCTATTAGATGAGGAGATGAAACCAAAAATTTCAGACTTTGGATTGGCGAAAATAGTCACAAATAAAGATATCGAAACTGACACAAAGAGAGTAGTAGGAACTTA tggATATATGTCACCTGAATATGCAAGAGATGGACGTTGTTCGACCAAATCTGATGTTTTCAGTTTTGGTGTAATCATACTTGAGATTATCAGTGGAAAAAAGAATACAAAATTTTCCCAGTCCGACGAATATCTAAGCCTTTTGGATTAT GCTTGGACACTATGGACACAGAACAAGTTGCTGGAGTTAATGGACAAGTCTTTAGGTGAAAGTTGCAATGCGAATCAATTTATTAGATGCGCACATATTGGACTCTTGTGTGTACAAGATGATCCAGGTGATAGGCCAACCATGTCAAATGTTGTGACATTGCTTGACAGTGAGACTGCAACCATTAAAACTCCAAAACAACCAACTTTTTTTGGAGGCAGAAGAGCCCTCTCCACCACAACTTCTTCAAATAAACCTGAAACAACTTCCAGCAGACGAGAAATAACAAGTATTCAATTTGATAGTACTAGTAGCATTCTAGAAG AAATGATTAATATGAGAGCCACCCtgcttcttctcttcctcctgTGTTCTCCATGCACTTTAAATGCGTTTTCAGGAAATGATGTTTTGAAAGGTGGCCAGAACATTCCTGGAACTACACTCTTTCTTGCTTCAGCTTCAAAGAAATTCATACTGGGCTTCTTTTCTCCACAGTCAAGGCCTAATGACAGTTACCTCGGGATATGGTATAACACATCACAGTTCCCTGGAACACAAAGAACACTGGTATGGGTTGCCAACAGAGACCGACCTGTAGGTTCCAATAACAATGGAGTCTTTCAAATTGCACAAGATGGCAACCTTGTAGTAACAGATTCTTCAGGGGAAACATATTGGTCCTCAAAACTTGGAAAGTCCTCTTCCACAAACATGACGGTGAAACTAATGGATTCTGGGAACCTTATGCTGTTACAATATGATCAAACGGGGAAGACTACTACTATGTATCAGAGCTTCGATCACCCCACCGATACGTTTCTTCTGGGAATGAACATGGACTTGGATTTGAAGCTAACTTCTTGGAGCAGTGACAATGATCCTCAAAGTGGAAGCTACACCTTCATGATGGCTTCAGATGGAGACAATCTCAACTCTTATGTGATTTCGAAGAACAGCCAGCTTTACTGGGAAAGAGGAACAAAGAATCTGAGTCCAGGGTCTATGTTTGGAACCGTAGATTTCTTGTTGAACAACCAAACAAGCACAGACGAAGACCCTTCTTCTGCAACAATCACTCCCCCCTACAAAAACATTGGTAACAGATTTGGCAAAAAAGAATCGCCAATTACGCGTGTTCCCGTTGATGAATATAACAAGACGAGGCTAGTGATGAAGTACAATGGGGAGCTTCAGTTTCTAACATGGGATGGTATCCAACAAGATTGGATCGTTCGTTGGAAGGCCCCAAATAGCTCCTGCGACAGGTATAATATCTGTGGCAACTTCGCAAGCTGTGATTATAATCTGATTAATCTCAACATCAAGGAGTGCAAGTGTTTACCGGGATTCAGCAGTGTTATTGGTGGAGTCAGGGGATGTACAAGAAATTCAGGGTCATGCAGTGGAGACACTACAGCGttcttgaatttagtgaatGTGAAAGCAAGAGAACCACCTGATGAACAACACCCTGCAGCTAGTGAAACAGAATGCAAACAAATTTGTCTAAGCAAGTGTCCTGAGTGCCAGGCCTATTCGTATGATGCAAAGGCTGCAACTTCCAAAAGTGGTGATGATAATGATAGTGCCCAGAAAAGTTGTGGGATCTGGACAGAGGAATTAGTTACACTTCAAGAAGGCTTCCATGGTGATGATACTGATAATGATGAAGATAATGGTGCTCATAGTTTCTATGTTCGAGTAGACATATCAGACATAG AACCAACTCCAAGAACTTGTGAACCATGTGGGACAAACATGGTGCCTTATCCATTGAGCACTAGTTCGAACTGTGGTGACCCTATGTACTTCAACTTCAGATGTAACCCCTCAACAGGCCAGCTTAGCTTCATTTCTAGAACTTCCAATTCCAATGCAACTTATCAGAAAGTTGCTGTAGTGTATTCAGAATCCAGAAAGTTTGTCATGCAGGTTGATCCATCAAATACGCACTGCGAAGATGAGAGATCTGAAAGTAATGAAATTATGCAGATACACTCTCCGTTTTCTGTTGCATATGATTGTTTTGATAAAGCCAAAGTAGAGGTTACTTGGGAACCACCGCATGAACCTGTTTGTTCTGAGCCTAAAGACTGCGTAGGTTGGAACCATTCAAGTTGTAAAGTAGCCAGTGGTGGAAAGAGGTGTCTTTGTGATAAAAATTATCATTGGGATGGGATTGCTCTAGAGTGTACTATAGCAGATAAAGGAAAATCCAAAAGTCAAATTTCTTTGATTCTTGGGATAACTCTTGGAAGTGTGATTATTCTGGCATGTGCAATAACTTTTGCTTATCTATGGAGAAGGAAAATAACTCCAAAGATAG GCAAGGAAAGCAATATGAAACAACGAAAACGCTTCATTGATAGTATAAGACATGTGAAAGATTTGATTGAGGATGGGGGATTAGAAGAAAAGGACAATGAAGGCATAGAGGTAccttattttgattttgagagCATAGTAGTAGCTACAGATAACTTCTCTGATGAAAATAAACTTGGACGCGGTGGTTATGGACCGGTTTACAAG GGTAAGCTTCAAAGTGGTGAAATTGTTGCAGTAAAGAGGCTTTCTAATGTCTCATCACAAGGCTTGCAGGAATTTAAGAATGAGGTTGTTTTGATAGCCAAACTTCAACATCGAAATCTTGTTAGATTAAGGGGCTACTGCATCAAAGGAGATGAAAAGATTCTACTATATGAATACATGCCTAACAAGAGCTTGGACTCATTTATATTCG ATCCCACACAAAGCATACTTTTGGATTGGGAAATGCGATTTAACATAATCCGAGGAATTGCACGGGGTTTACTTTATCTTCACCAAGACTCCAGGTTAAGAGTAATTCATAGAGATTTAAAGACCAGTAACATTCTTCTTGACGAGGAAATGCAAccaaaaatttcagattttggATTGGCGAAAATAGTGGCAGGCAAAGAATCTGAGGCAAATACCGAAAGAGTTGTAGGAACCTA CGGATATATGTCTCCTGAGTATGCATTAGAAGGACTTTTCTCAACAAAATCTGATATTTTCAGCTTTGGTGTAGTGCTTCTTGAGATTCTTAGTGGAAAAAAGAACACCGGATTTTATCAATCTGACCAATTTACAAGCCTTTTGACTTAT GCATGGAGACTATGGACAGAGAATAGGATGATAGATTTAATGGACATGTGCCTCGGTGAAAGTTGCATTGCAAATCAATTTATTAAGTGTGCACATATTGGACTCTTGTGTGTACAAGATGATCCAGGTGATAGACCAACCATGTCAACTGTTTTGACATTACTTGATGGTGAGATTGCAAGCATTTCAAGCCCAAAACAACCAACCTTTTCTGGGAGCAGAGGCCAATCTAGCACAACTTCTTCCACTAGACCGGAAATAAGTCTTCATTTTGAAAGCAACACTCAAGAAGGTCGATAG